Proteins from a genomic interval of Colias croceus chromosome 2, ilColCroc2.1:
- the LOC123699667 gene encoding dnaJ homolog subfamily C member 5 isoform X1, which yields MDKRKLSTAGDSLYQILQVPKTATADDVKKSYRKLALKYHPDKNPNNPEAADKFKEVNRAHTILSDATKRNIYDNYGSLGLYIAEQFGEENVNAYFVVTSTWCKALFVVCGILTGCYFCCCLCCCFNCCCGKCKPRPPEESGDYHTLERDDSDGVQPVTMQPGGEGRPSGEQAPPIAMPAPPAPGVSENTGLNTGGVNYGISQ from the coding sequence atGGATAAAAGAAAGTTATCGACTGCTGGCGATAGTCTCTATCAAATATTACAAGTACCCAAAACCGCAACGGCTGATGATGTCAAGAAAAGTTATCGTAAATTAGCTTTAAAATATCACCCAGATAAAAATCCGAACAACCCAGAAGCAGCAGACAAATTTAAAGAGGTAAATCGTGCTCACACAATCCTGAGCGATGCTACCAAACGAAATATTTATGACAACTACGGCTCTCTCGGCCTTTACATCGCAGAACAATTTGGAGAGGAAAACGTCAACGCCTATTTTGTCGTTACAAGCACTTGGTGCAAAGCATTGTTTGTTGTATGTGGAATATTGACCGGATGTTACTTCTGCTGCTGCTTATGTTGCTGCTTTAATTGCTGCTGCGGAAAATGTAAACCGCGCCCACCAGAAGAGTCCGGTGACTATCATACGTTGGAGCGCGATGACTCAGACGGTGTGCAGCCGGTAACAATGCAACCCGGCGGAGAAGGGCGTCCCAGTGGCGAGCAAGCGCCACCGATTGCGATGCCCGCACCCCCTGCTCCTGGCGTGTCAGAAAATACCGGCCTCAACACAGGTGGGGTGAATTACGGAATTTCACAATAA
- the LOC123699667 gene encoding dnaJ homolog subfamily C member 5 isoform X2 yields the protein MDKRKLSTAGDSLYQILQVPKTATADDVKKSYRKLALKYHPDKNPNNPEAADKFKEVNRAHTILSDATKRNIYDNYGSLGLYIAEQFGEENVNAYFVVTSTWCKALFVVCGILTGCYFCCCLCCCFNCCCGKCKPRPPEESGDYHTLERDDSDGVQPVTMQPGGEGRPSGEQAPPIAMPAPPAPGVSENTGLNTGSSIPKYT from the exons atGGATAAAAGAAAGTTATCGACTGCTGGCGATAGTCTCTATCAAATATTACAAGTACCCAAAACCGCAACGGCTGATGATGTCAAGAAAAGTTATCGTAAATTAGCTTTAAAATATCACCCAGATAAAAATCCGAACAACCCAGAAGCAGCAGACAAATTTAAAGAGGTAAATCGTGCTCACACAATCCTGAGCGATGCTACCAAACGAAATATTTATGACAACTACGGCTCTCTCGGCCTTTACATCGCAGAACAATTTGGAGAGGAAAACGTCAACGCCTATTTTGTCGTTACAAGCACTTGGTGCAAAGCATTGTTTGTTGTATGTGGAATATTGACCGGATGTTACTTCTGCTGCTGCTTATGTTGCTGCTTTAATTGCTGCTGCGGAAAATGTAAACCGCGCCCACCAGAAGAGTCCGGTGACTATCATACGTTGGAGCGCGATGACTCAGACGGTGTGCAGCCGGTAACAATGCAACCCGGCGGAGAAGGGCGTCCCAGTGGCGAGCAAGCGCCACCGATTGCGATGCCCGCACCCCCTGCTCCTGGCGTGTCAGAAAATACCGGCCTCAACACAG GAAGCAGTATTCCAAAATACACTTGA